ACAGGTTTGTAGAGAACTGCATAGCCTGCTACAAGCCTGGTGCAGACATCACAATAGATGAGCAGCTGTTATCCACCAAGGCCCGGTGTAAATTCCAGCAGTACGCGGGCAATAAGCCAGACAAATTTGGCATCAAATTCTGGCTGGCTGCAGATGTAAACAGCAAATACATGCTAAACGGGGCTCCTTATCTGGGTAGAGATGAGACGCGAAGAGGTCTGCTCTTAGGAGAGAGTGTGGTGTTGTCCCTGGCGGCTCCATacctggagaaggggagaaacaTCACAACAGACAATTTCTTTACGTCCCTGAGGCTGGCCAACATCTTACAGAAAAAGAAGACCAGCCTCGTTGGTACCCTGGGGAAGAGGAAGCGTGAGATGCCTCCCTCCGCAAAAGAGAAAGCAGAGCCGTTCAGCACCAAGGTGCTGAAATGTGGCGACGTCACACTCACCATCTGCCAGGGGAGGCCAAGTAAGAATGTGTGCATTTTGAGCTCCGTGCACACAACCGTGGGCATCACGGATGGGCCGAAGTCAAAGCCGGAGTCTGTCACGTATTACAACAACACCAAGTACGGTGTGGACGTCTTGGATCAGATGGTACGCATGTACTCGGTGAAAAGTGGTACCCGCAGATGGCCGGTAGCGGTGTTCTACAACATCTTGGACCTGGCTGGGATCAATGCCCACATCCTCTACAAGGAGTGCACCGATGCCAACATAACCCGGAGGAACTTCCTGCTTCTACTGGCGGAGGAATTGAGAGCGGAGTTTATGAAGGGGAAGTTGGCACAAGGTCCCAGTCAGCAGCTGAAGATCACAACACCGCAGAAGACACCGAGGCGGAGGCAGTGTCAGGTTCGGAGGGGCTGCAACAAGAACAAAACATGTGAAATCTGCTCCAAATGCCACAAACACGTGTGTGGCAGATGTGAGCGGAGGAGAGACGTGGTTTGCATTGCCTGTGACCCCTAATTGTGGTAGTGGAGGAGCTTCCCAATACGTGTCGGAGGGCATGCGTGCGGTGGAATTGGCGTTGTTTGGAACTTTTTGAGTGATTATTTTCAGTTCGTCTTTTATATTTCACTTTTTATAGGGCTTGTTATTTTTCTTAGATTAGCTGTGTGTTTGCCTTCTTTTTTcatagaatatagagtttaagaaTCAGCGGTAAttctgaccgcccgtggtcgttctaatagattttaagttccggtcgttgtttgggactgtttcaatggttattttcagttttgtttggtttttgttttttgtttgtttttgtttttacatttcacgttttataggccttgttacgtttgttagattagcaatatacgtatgttttccgttttgtttttcaggtaatattttcactttttcaattctgctattcaagtttgaccatgtctctttgaagtttaaattgtttaaaaatagtatcatagttgttaaaatgttaattttggtgtccgtcgttccctaacagacatactaacatatgcaatgcattaatattaatattgcaactgggtatttatcttgacagaatataaaaaCCGCCGGTCATTCtggccgcccatggtcgttttaggtaggagtgaaaggcCAGTCATTCTAGTATTAAAGGTGGTATCAGATGCCCACAGGTGGATGATTTTACTTGTTTGAACAGAATAAAAAATATTAACTACCATACTGCATTTGTACTTGGAGGAAATAAAGAAGGCTTCATAAAAAGAGAGGCTTATTGTCTTTATTTGACACTGGGGAGGTGATGGGTGAATCAGAATGATAGTAACATATTGTGTCTCTGACTCTCTTCCGTCTTCTTTGTCAGCGAGGTGGTCAGGATCATTATCAGGATCATTCACTGGTTAAGCAGGACATTGATCTCCTCTAACTGTGGCAATGTTGTGGAGAATTACATGTGCCACAATAATGTCACATGTTCTTTCTGGCATGACCCTGGTAATCTCTACTCTGGCTTGTGTCCTGCCGTGAGCCAAGTTATAACACTGCTGCAGGCCAGGCTCAGGGTAAGGGGTCAGCAAATAGGGCGAGTAGGGGTACCCCCCTGTCACCGAGCAGGTGACCACAACTCTCTCATGATAATACGAGGATACAGTTTAAATGTTCAGCTGCAATTAGAGGAAACAAAATATTGATTATAACAAGATATAGCTAAATAAAGTATATGCTATTTATCCACgtatcagacagcagaaacgacatgactgctcagtaaccgtctACATCAGCTCTCCTTATTTTTGTCACTCCTTTTTTACATGTCATTTTCTTACCTcttccttctactgccccccccagTGGGCAgcggactaactacaagatataacatCCCTCCACCCCTCATTGAGCATAACCATTACTTTGAAATAAACTCCCACGAACACTCATAGATGAGTAAATATGGTTCTAACCAAATAACATCATATTCACTGAAAGAACAATATAAAAGCAGCTAACTCAGAGTGAGGGTAGACTGCCTCAGCTCTGGTGGACTCAGAACAGGGATTATCGTGCCCCAACAAGTTCTGGTCACTCTAACTACAAATCAAGTTTTTTCATGGGGTTTCCTTGACCTACAGGAACAGCGAGGGCCCTCGTACCCTATTTCCTCCTCCCTAACATCAGGCTCATTATTGGGCGGCTGAGGCGGCTGCTCAGCTTCatttccacccccccacccccgacagCTTGTGGTCGTTGTACCTGGTCGCCAGGCTCTGTATACGGTGGCTGAATTGACTGTTCAGCTCGATAGCCATCAGTGTCCCAGTCGGCCTCGGGGTTTTACCACTGGTCTTCCTTGAGCAGGTGGCGTCTGTCTGACTTTCTTCTTAATAATAGGTGGTCCACATGACGTCTAAGCACCTGACCTTCCACCTCTACTCTGTAGGAAAGAGGACCTGTGTTGGTGATCACCACCCCGGGTAGCCATTTCTTATGGCATGTGAAATCCCTTACCCACACTTCTGTACCTGATGCCAGTGTTCTGGTGGGcctggtgttgttgttttttttcttttctgcagATCATGCGCTCTTGGTTCTTGAACACTTTAGCATGGGCATCTGGGCTTAGCAGGTCAAACCTGGATCTGACAGGACAGCCAAATAACATCTCTGCGGGTGACCTGCCTGTTGTTGCATGTGGCGTTGATTTGTATGCCACCAAGAACCTTGATATGCGTGTCTTTTAGCGATCCTCCTGATCCCACGGTTTTCTTCAGGGCCCGCTTAACTGGTTGGACAGCTCTTTCAACTAACCCATTTGTGGAAGGCTTGTAGGAGGCAGATGTTATGTGTCTTATGCCATTGGATGTCAAAAATCCCTTAAAACTCAGCACTCATGAAAATTGCTGCATTGTCTGACACGACCATATGGGGAAGGCCATGAGTGCTGAACATCTCCCTTAGGTGCCTAATTGTTGCTGCTGACATGGCTATTCGGACAAGGTACACTTCAAGCCATTTGGAATGCACGTCTAAATGGACCTGCATAGTCTATGTGAATGTGTGTCCATGGTTTGCCAGGCCATTCCCAAGGTGAGACTGATGCTTGGGGAGGGGTGCTGCGTACCTGTTGACATGTGGTACAGGCTTGCACTATAAATTCTATTTCATTATTCAATCCAGGCCACCACATATGAGCACTGGCTGTTGCCTTCATTCTCGAGATTCCTGGGTGTGGTTCATGAAGCTCCTCCAGCAGGGTTTCACGAGCTTGTGGTGGCACCACAACACGAAGCCCCCAGAGTAGAATACCATCTTCCACACAGAGCTTAGCCTGCCTTCTGAAGAATGGGCGTAAAACCTCAGCTGGGCAGGTGGCAGGCCATCCCTCTTTGATGAAGCGAAACACTTTAGCAAGCAAAGAATCCCTACAAATCCACTGCTTCAACTGATGACTGGTAATAGgagcagtctgaaggtgtttcAATAAGCATGTCAGCTCGGTTGGCCTGTGTGTGTCCTTGGGCATTTCTGGGAGGGGAAGCCTGCTAAGGTCATCAGCGTTTGCAATGGAGGGTCCTGGCCTGTATCTGAGGGTGTACTGATACTGAGCCAGTAGTAGTGCCCAGTGTTGAAGGCGCAGTGATGCAGCTGGATGAATATTTTTTAGCTTACCTTGTAGTCCCAGTAGGGGCTTGTGGTCAGTTTGGATGGTGCAGTTATGGCCATATACACATATTGGTGAAACTTCTCCACAGCAAAAATTACAGCTAGCGCTTCTCTCTCCAGCTGAGAGTAGTTCTTTTCTGCTGGTGACAAAGAGCGGGATGCAAAACAGATGGGCCTTTCAGCAGTGTCGATGCTGACAGTAGGTCCTTGGACCTCTGGAATGCTACATACTGTTGAGATCCTCACACCCATTTTACTCCTGTCTTGAGGAGGTAATGAAGTGGGGCTAAGACTGATGACAAATCCTGAAGACACCGTCCATAGTAATTAATCATTCTTAAGTAAGCCCGCAGCTCTGTCACATTTTTGGGCTCTGGGGCCTCTTTGATGGCTCTTACTTTCTTCTCCAGGCGCTGGAGACCGGCAGCAACCCTGTGTCCAAGATATTCAACTGCTGGAGCCATGAACTCACATTTGGGCTTTTTCAGCCTGAGTTCTGCTTCCTCTAGTCGTGTTAAGACCAGGTCCAGATTTAAAAGGtgatcttcctctgttgctcccgTGATGAGCACATCATCCAGGTATACCACTGTGTGTGGGATCCTGGCCAGTAAGTTCTCCACTGTCCTCTGAAAAATTACACAGACTGATGAAACCCCAAAAGGGAGACGTGAGTACTGAAATAACCCCTTGTGAGTGTTAATCGTCACCAGCTTGCGTGAGTCTTCCGTCAACACCTACTGTTGGTAGGCATGGGACATGTCTAGTTGGGAGTAGCTTCTGCCTCCTGCCAGTTTGGCAAAAAGCTCCTCGATTCGTGGCAAGGGGTATTGTTCCAGTCTTGAAGCTACGTTTGCAGTCAGCTTGTAGTTTCTGCAAATTCTGACTGTATTGTCTGGCTTCAGTACAGGCACGATGGGTGCAACCCAGTCTGAGTGTGTCACAGGTTCAATGACCCCTGTTACTTGTAGTCGGTCTAGCTCCGCTTCAATCTTTGATCGCATGGCAAATGGCACAGGACTGGCCTTACAACAGCGAGGGTTTACAGTCTGATCAATATGGAAATTTACTTCCATCCCTTTTAATGTCCCAAGTTCATCTTTAAAGATATCATCATGTTTGAAGAGAGCATGTTGCAGCTCGCCGTCTGCAACCCTGAAAATTGTCTTGAAAAGCTCTTTCCAGTCAAGCTGCAATACACCCACCCAGTCCTGTCCCAGCAGATTCGGACCTTGGCTGTGGACTACCAGCACATTCACCTTAGTTTTGCCTTGGACATCGACCTTCTCCCCCGTGAAAGACCTCAGCATGACTGCGGATGGCTGCAACTGCAACCGTGGGGCTGTGGTTTGTAGTCTGGTAAAACATTCCTCACCTATGACCGTACAAGATGCTCACGTGACCATTTCAAAATGCACTGGGCAGTTGTTCAGCTCCACTGTTATTACTAGTGGACCATGTGGTCTCTCTTTCAGCTCCAAAAGGTAATCAGCTTGTTCCTCCCCTTCCTCTACAGCCGACGATGGAGAACACTCTGACATGTGATGAGCTTTCCTTGAGCCCAGCGTCCGAGTCTGCTTGCCTTTGTCCTTTATCCACTGCCTACACATATGGGCAATATGACCTCGTTTTTTACAGTAATGGCACTCTATTACTTTAAACCTGCAGTTGTCAGCTGTGTGTGGATCCTCATAGCAGTAGCATGTTGTTGACTTTGTCCCTTGTCATGCATGTGTAACTGACACTGGGTTTTCTACCTGATTAACTTGGGATACAGGCTGCAGGGTTTGTGCAACTTTATCTGCTGCttccagtctactactactactactactttcggctgctcccgttaggggtcgccacagcggatcatctgctgCTTCCAGTGCTATGGCTATATCATGGGCAGACTTCCATGTCAAATCAGAGATTGTCAGTAGGCAGCGTTGCATCTGTTCACAGCCTATGACCCAAACGAACTGATCTCGCAGTCGCTCCTCTAATGTATTACCGAAGCCACATTGTGTGTCTTGATGCTTTAATCTAACCACATATGATAAAACGGCTTCACCTGCCCCtctgttaagtgttgttatttgatggcgcccttactcattatATTACGGTACATTGAGACGTCACGTCGCCGCGTTctctgtgtgcgacagtgtgtgttgtaagagtcggcaGTAGAGGGCTAAGACCTGCTgtcctgctgtatttgcctaaataaatatgcctaacgttaaaggctaaagagaaaacagtcaagctttgcttatcctccatacgcaacaagaagattgcgcaccccagctcaacaggttatgggcccaggcagagttggacacaagctagcattcTGGAAGAAGTTTAACGCAAAGTATTACACGAAAGTCTACAGGCTATGTGGAGCAGCTTGGAGATAAGTGAGCATTTATATCACAGAgtttcttaatctgtgtttaCATTCTCGGAAGAAATTTTACGTGACGTAATATGCGTTAGCCaatgaagctaacaagctagcgtAGCAAAGAAAAAGCatagcaagctagtaggccacAGTAAAATTAGCGCATTAGCAAAATGACAAGCAGAGCAACACGagtcttggcaccgcagcttttgttcgacggatccgaagataagtatgaactttgggaaacaagattcctaggctgcttaCATACTCAGAAGCTAAAAGAGACTATTTTACACGAGCCCACCGGCACTAGCGAAGAACAGTTAGCTGAGATAGGAGGAAAAATGCTGACtgctatgctgagctaataagactgaaagttgataaaagcctatcgctgataCGACATGAAGCCGCATATGATGGCAGGACggctctgagaatactgaaagaacattattccGGAAAAAAATCAAGCCGTGGATAATAAGTTTATACACTTCATTGACCAAACTACGCATGGCGGACAACGAGAGTGTTACCGACTATataagggcggagaacctcattacggctctgagagatgcaggcgagaaCATGAGGGATGGACTGATCGTAGCCATGATACAAGGCGGGCTATCAGACTCCTTTAAGCCGCTAACCAtccacataacacaaaacgaCGATAACGTTATGTTcgcagactttaaaagaagactacgggtctatgaagaggcggagaaaatgaacacggccagatctacggataatgtgatgaagacattTGCAAGGCAAGACCGAGGCCCCACCAAGACGCATgctagcaacagaaaagatgaagatgcaaacgtgacgtgttacaagtgtggaataaaagggcacaaggcaagaaaatgttttcgaaaagtgtggtgcagttactgcaaaaataatacacaccaagaatcgctgtgcaagaaaaagggggaacaagatggtgCCAGAAAAGTCGCAGAGGAACAAAATAGCGACCAAGACCATCTCctcaaggccaagcacacaaagaacgagaccaccagacaacgtgaagatgaaaggcatcatggtggatgcaggagcaacatcccacatcgtAAACGACATTGGAAAATTTAAAAGCTTCGacaactcattccagcctgagacccattcagtggagttagccgatgggaccaagtgcagtggactagcacaacgaagaggaacggcgatgatatgtctactagacagcgctggacgacagcacagagcacagttacgggatacactgtacatgccttcatacccacatgacatattttcggTGGCAAGCGCAACAAACGGAGGGGCgacaatcactttcaagaa
The nucleotide sequence above comes from Lampris incognitus isolate fLamInc1 chromosome 10, fLamInc1.hap2, whole genome shotgun sequence. Encoded proteins:
- the LOC130119810 gene encoding piggyBac transposable element-derived protein 4-like encodes the protein MTTTDALQYLQESDSGDSDAGELSEVESDGEHSWVDENRSSSSSSEGECDSPPTKKRSVLPPETTDTDDVMPTADGAGVPDLGVEKGKDGTVWKVLLPTDRPGKRKTHNVITEVAGPTAHARRNIDGALASFVCLVDSDMLAHIVACTVAEARQQLGGGSWNLTVAEVKAFLAMLFIRGALSKGMELAKMWSEKWGVPFFRETMSRNRFKEIMRFLRFDKKETRCVRLQDDKFALMSATWNRFVENCIACYKPGADITIDEQLLSTKARCKFQQYAGNKPDKFGIKFWLAADVNSKYMLNGAPYLGRDETRRGLLLGESVVLSLAAPYLEKGRNITTDNFFTSLRLANILQKKKTSLVGTLGKRKREMPPSAKEKAEPFSTKVLKCGDVTLTICQGRPSKNVCILSSVHTTVGITDGPKSKPESVTYYNNTKYGVDVLDQMVRMYSVKSGTRRWPVAVFYNILDLAGINAHILYKECTDANITRRNFLLLLAEELRAEFMKGKLAQGPSQQLKITTPQKTPRRRQCQVRRGCNKNKTCEICSKCHKHVCGRCERRRDVVCIACDP